Genomic segment of Harmonia axyridis chromosome 6, icHarAxyr1.1, whole genome shotgun sequence:
atacctcaaatcagctgtgcaatctggatctttagttcagacaaaaggaaaaggcgcatctggttcgttcaaattggcagctggtggttcgacatcgggatcccagaagaaagtgattaaaaaagccacctccaagtccaaagatgatcttaaaaaatccacttcggcatcagctgtggtgaccgacaagaagaaaaagaagtctactgttgccaaaaaacaagccgctgtaacgaaaacgaagaaagcagttgcaacaaccgagaagaagagccccaaagccgccaagtccccttctaaagctaagaagattgcgaaatcgccaactaagaaaccgaaagctccaaaacccaaatcagtcaagtctgtggcaactccgaaaaaagcagcacctttgaagaagaagaagtgaataaatatataaaaattactgttgtgatgagaatggttcgtctaactaatcggtccttctcaggaccttcaaaaattatcgatcaaatttgaaatattcatcttgttctccaatttttctgattccccatttctctgtccaccttgaaaccgaaagtccttaccgtattgattgttgtccttcaatttattttagaatgagactacagaaattttttttacaaattttgccttgaaaatgttcttcatttcatttcagggatcttagggcttgatgtgctctgaggtagatgaaagactctggcattcttgtatcgtcaggttctgcgtgccgaccagatctgtcccctattaattgtacttgacttctctcttcgcctgaaccacggcacattcatctttccccggcttcattccgatagcctcaaagaacgctaccacatttcccaattgctcgtcgttagcggagtagagcttgaggtcgtcgatgtatctaactggcttctcagtaggtttagcgccaaacaaaaccagaagagactctgcgtgtccccctgaaaaatatctatcctgattttgatttcgacagttttaacatagatcttgttcttatccaaaaacatgtggacaagaggtggcgggtcaggtttttttacctttaaaacaaagtcagtacttgcaatcaatcattaccgaataggtacatataggtacttcaaataaatatataattcaagcggaatatcgaaaaaatgccaatattcacgtaacaataaatcggacaaatgcaggtaccgaatgaataatataaggctgctaatttcacacatactttctgaaggactaattgatacgtaagtatc
This window contains:
- the LOC123683169 gene encoding histone H1B-like yields the protein MSSADTEVQQSGASVPIGAKTAKKSEKKTATAKQAKPNHPPTSEMVNNAIKDLKERSGSSLQAIKKFIASNYKVDSEKLAPFIKKYLKSAVQSGSLVQTKGKGASGSFKLAAGGSTSGSQKKVIKKATSKSKDDLKKSTSASAVVTDKKKKKSTVAKKQAAVTKTKKAVATTEKKSPKAAKSPSKAKKIAKSPTKKPKAPKPKSVKSVATPKKAAPLKKKK